A window from Salvia miltiorrhiza cultivar Shanhuang (shh) chromosome 2, IMPLAD_Smil_shh, whole genome shotgun sequence encodes these proteins:
- the LOC131009704 gene encoding probable leucine-rich repeat receptor-like protein kinase At1g35710, with translation MGLSLLNLEQLYLNWNSLSGNIPTSITNASKLTNLAMNANSFSGSIPMFGNLRLLQSIRIWGNNLTGAEFPTQELEFLSSLTNCRFLREFDISNNPLNGILPSSIGNFSSSFQAFAAYRSSINGVIPQEIGNLSGLLQITLSRNKLIGSLPATLGQLKKLQRLYAHTNQLEGFIPHDLCRMSSLGELNLSSNVLVGPIPECLGELQYLKIVYLSSNNLSSTVPSSFWNLRDIVRLDLSSNNFSGQLPSQVGNLEAAPYLICHLITFLVRFQA, from the coding sequence ATGGGGCTTTCACTGCTCAATCTCGAACAACTTTATTTGAATTGGAATAGTCTAAGTGGAAACATTCCGACCTCCATCACCAATGCTTCTAAACTTACCAATTTGGCAATGAACGCTAACTCCTTCAGTGGCTCCATTCCAATGTTTGGTAATTTAAGACTCCTACAATCCATCCGTATTTGGGGAAACAATTTGACTGGAGCAGAATTCCCAACCCAAGAATTGGAATTTCTCTCTTCTTTGACTAACTGCAGATTTTTGAGGGAATTTGACATCTCAAACAACCCTTTGAATGGTATCCTCCCATCTTCAATTGGCAATTTCTCCTCTTCTTTTCAGGCTTTTGCAGCGTACAGAAGTAGCATAAATGGCGTCATTCCTCAAGAGATAGGAAATTTGAGCGGTTTGCTGCAAATAACTTTATCTAGAAACAAACTGATTGGATCCTTACCAGCAACACTTGGACAGCTGAAGAAGCTTCAGAGATTATATGCTCATACCAATCAATTGGAAGGGTTTATCCCTCATGATCTTTGTCGAATGAgtagtttgggggagttgaatCTCAGTAGCAACGTGCTTGTTGGTCCGATACCAGAATGTTTAGGTGAACTTCAATATCTGAAGATTGTATATTTATCTTCCAACAATTTGAGCTCGACTGTGCCTTCCAGCTTCTGGAATCTTCGAGACATTGTACGGCTGGACTTATCTTCCAACAATTTCAGCGGCCAGCTTCCATCTCAGGTTGGAAATTTGGAGGCTGCACCATACTTGATCTGTCATCTAATTACTTTTCTGGTGAGATTCCAAGCTTGA
- the LOC131009705 gene encoding probable LRR receptor-like serine/threonine-protein kinase At3g47570, whose amino-acid sequence MAVVALLLIRKRGKKNVQPLPENLLGVSWRRISYVELERGTSSFSETNLLGRGSFGSVYKGILSDGLNLAVKLFNLELKGASYSFNTESEILSSLRHRNLVQIIGCCVNAEFRALILEYMSNGSLEKWLHSDNYCLDLLHSLQIAIDVALALEYLHHGHTFPVVHCDVKPSNVLLDEDMTARVGDFGISKLFDGGEAMVQTQTVATIGYAAPEYGSEGKVSTKGDVYSYGILLLEMFTGKKPTDDMFDGKMGLRECVSEALQENAVSEIVASGLLSRDDEDFSNKEICVSSIFELAMKCLAFEAAERINMVQLVASLNKIKAKVTT is encoded by the exons ATGGCTGTCGTGGCGCTGCTGCTAATAAGGAAACGAGGGAAGAAGAATGTACAACCCCTTCCTGAGAATTTACTAGGCGTCTCTTGGAGGCGAATTTCGTACGTAGAACTCGAGCGAGGAACAAGTTCTTTTAGCGAAACGAATCTACTTGGAAGAGGAAGCTTTGGTTCGGTATATAAAGGGATACTTTCTGATGGATTAAATCTTGCGGTGAAACTGTTCAATCTAGAGTTAAAAGGAGCTAGCTATAGCTTCAATACTGAAAGTGAAATtctgagctcccttcgccacaGGAACTTAGTTCAAATAATTGGCTGTTGCGTCAATGCAGAATTTAGAGCTTTGATTCTTGAATACATGTCAAATGGAAGCCTAGAGAAATGGCTGCATTCCGACAACTATTGCTTGGATCTGCTGCATAGTTTGCAGATAGCAATAGATGTGGCGTTAGCCTTGGAATACCTTCATCATGGGCATACGTTTCCTGTTGTCCATTGTGATGTAAAGCCAAGCAACGTGCTGCTCGATGAAGATATGACTGCTCGTGTTGGTGATTTTGGCATTTCCAAGCTCTTTGATGGAGGAGAGGCTATGGTCCAAACTCAAACCGTAGCCACTATTGGTTATGCCGCACCAG AATATGGatcggaagggaaagtttcaaCGAAAGGGGATGTGTATAGTTACGGGATACTGTTGTTGGAGATGTTCACAGGTAAGAAACCGACAGATGATATGTTCGACGGGAAGATGGGCCTGAGGGAGTGCGTGAGCGAGGCATTACAAGAAAATGCAGTAAGTGAAATTGTGGCTTCTGGTTTACTGTCAAGAGATGATGAAGATTTCTCAAACAAGGAAATTTGTGTGTCGTCCATCTTTGAATTGGCTATGAAATGCTTAGCCTTTGAAGCTGCGGAAAGAATTAACATGGTACAATTAGTAGCTTCTCTCAACAAGATCAAAGCCAAAGTTACAACATAA
- the LOC131010118 gene encoding glucan endo-1,3-beta-glucosidase-like — translation MATTTMNHFNSAMLVFGLLATLSLDFTVGEIGVCYGRNGNNLLSPRQVVDLYKRHNIRRMRTYDPDNAILDALRGSGIELNVVITNQYIQRIAADANAANDWVRDHVLNFPDVDLKYISVGNEVSPADGATSRYAQFVLPAMRNIYRAVCRAGRAGRTKITTTIGMNALGNSFPPEDGAFRDDVAPYLRPILSFMVGTDAPFMANIYPYFAYIYNKNQIDLGYALLEPDHGIQVNGVYYDNLFYAMVDAVYAAVERMIGPSLQTTGNTYNQTSEQKARRGRKTPKVVVTETGHPSAGGDSANMHNAKTYNQNLADVVDEGTPRHPEPIETYIFALFDENEKPGAETERNFGVFYPDGQPKYDMNFN, via the exons atgGCTACTACTACAATGAATCACTTCAATTCTGCAATGCTCGTCTTTGGGCTGCTTGCAACTCTCTCTCTTGATTTCACAG TCGGTGAGATCGGAGTGTGCTACGGCAGGAACGGCAACAACCTACTGTCGCCGCGGCAAGTGGTGGATCTCTACAAGCgccacaacatcagaagaatgcGAACCTACGACCCGGACAACGCCATCCTCGACGCCCTCCGCGGCTCCGGCATTGAGCTTAACGTCGTCATCACCAACCAATACATCCAGCGCATCGCTGCCGACGCCAACGCCGCCAACGACTGGGTCCGCGACCACGTCCTCAACTTCCCCGATGTCGACCTCAAGTACATCTCCGTCGGCAACGAGGTCAGCCCAGCCGACGGCGCCACCTCCCGCTACGCGCAGTTCGTCCTCCCCGCGATGCGCAACATCTACCGAGCTGTCTGCCGCGCCGGCCGCGCCGGCCGGACCAAGATCACCACCACCATCGGCATGAACGCCCTCGGCAACTCATTCCCACCGGAAGACGGCGCATTCCGTGACGATGTCGCCCCATACCTGAGGCCGATCCTGTCGTTCATGGTCGGCACCGACGCCCCTTTCATGGCCAACATCTATCCTTACTTCGCCTACATTTACAACAAGAACCAGATCGACCTCGGATATGCGCTCTTGGAGCCGGATCATGGGATTCAG GTAAATGGAGTCTATTACGACAATCTCTTCTATGCGATGGTCGATGCTGTGTATGCAGCGGTGGAGAGGATGATTGGGCCGTCCCTGCAGACGACCGGCAATACGTATAACCAGACGTCCGAGCAGAAGGCAAGGCGGGGGCGGAAAACGCCAAAAGTAGTGGTGACGGAGACCGGCCATCCATCAGCAGGCGGCGACTCGGCAAACATGCATAATGCGAAAACCTATAACCAGAATTTGGCTGATGTTGTGGATGAGGGGACACCCAGACACCCTGAGCCTATAGAGACGTACATATTTGCTCTATTTGATGAAAATGAGAAGCCCGGCGCCGAGACGGAGAGGAATTTCGGGGTTTTTTATCCAGACGGGCAGCCTAAATACGACATGAATTTCAACTAG